Proteins from a genomic interval of Xiphophorus maculatus strain JP 163 A chromosome 7, X_maculatus-5.0-male, whole genome shotgun sequence:
- the LOC102229145 gene encoding serine/arginine repetitive matrix protein 2-like isoform X1: MESAVDVPSGEDEVPEKDDVNVKEATEAPHKKNKKHRKHKSKKKKRRRKGEKESSSESGAESDVEPPPPPRRTTRASARLAAAAGTENTGLKEEKRKDAVTDTDGGSKSKKHKRQAAKKKKKKRKKDEKQEKKSSRSPSDSSSASGSDSEGEGGKTAGNGKYSPAVSSDLKEPTSRPDPKDSQGEEQVAPILMQKPELPEVKKEEISYMEVPSTEENHSCANEIEKDKEKDKTSPSAGQDEITQTDTVEVKIESNYGEAKFMHVQELPDIIPKQEGTTPKDDLILKDQTSLVPEAKVKEPDSPRPLSPSKSLEMKRSELAPSRSPSPCLIKQEAEVHPEELTKERSRTPSRSGSKEKLPSSPQKSQRLSHSKSRSPSPKTKKTSLSPFQKLKKRSSRRSRSTSLSATPMKKASKSPSKSKSPKRRKSSVSVSPKRRRSSPSPKRKVSRSPKRGGRRSPSLSRSPRRRRRSKSRSRGGKRRSRTRSPRRSGAVGRRSLSRSVTKIRRSHSRSRRPVGRSRSRSAARRAGGRRSRSRSLSRRRRTPPPRSRRSRSRSARRSRRSRSRSIVVLKRSRRSRSRSPRKRSKSISPPPRRRSKSRSAVRRRSRSPGRRNRSPPRSGKRSKSRSLSRRHRSPQPSKKRSKSPRRSRRRSKSKSASRGLKKSKSRSRSESSDGRSESSSSARSVSNPPLQEKKASPPAKEKTPEEKIVEENGTPCFEAAGDLKPLPSAADAAPQSESPSDTLQDQPTQLANLPAPSSRSASQEPASGPGGSDSSEGSDDDEESPVKTVSKSKKSSSGSASPEVPKKQLSKSRSPADRRKRSRSTSKPGSRRKLSRSKSPVRKKDSVSPLQRKKRRSKSRSPARRRRSHSRSTTRRKRSGSKSRTRNRRSKSRSPARKRRSRTPNARGRRRSKSPDRNKRSKSRSTGRRKRSRSGDRNRRSRSRSSDRRRRSRSRGRGRRPAFRSRSFDRRDRWKREPSHSPVVILRKQRRSGSRSRRSASKTPPRLTDLDKDQLLEIAKANAAAMCAKAGVPIPESLRPKAILQLPLPTPSPAPISLPLPLPLPMGMGMPNMPNMGPMGLPSIPGMPTMSNITMSAAVASMTAATMTAALTNMGALAAMPPLAPLPTITNKPPPSLVPPTPSLNLDHIEEAKRKVTQQANIHTIKELTEKCKMIANSKEEMAVAKPHVSDDES; encoded by the exons ATGGAAAGTGCAGTGGACGTTCCATCAG GTGAGGATGAAGTGCCTGAGAAAGATGACGTGAATGTCAAGGAAGCTACTGAGGCGCcccacaagaaaaacaagaagcacagaaaacacaaaagcaaaaagaagaagaggaggagaaaaggcgAGAAGGAGAGCAGTTCAGAATCTGGCGCAGAGTCGGATGTAGAGCCTCCACCTCCACCAAGAAGGACCACTAGAGCCAG TGCTAGattggcagcagcagctggaactGAAAACACAGGactgaaagaggagaaaagaaaagatgcagTTACAG ATACAGATGGAGGCTCAAAATCTAAGAAACATAAAAGACAAgctgccaaaaagaaaaaaaagaagagaaagaaagatgaaaagcaagaaaaaaaatcatcccgCTCGCCATCTGACAGCAGCTCAGCTTCAGGTTCTGACTCTGAAGGTGAAGGAGGTAAAACAGCTGGCAATGGAAAATATTCTCCAGCTGTTTCGTCTGACCTCAAGGAGCCAACATCCCGACCAGATCCAAAGGACAGCCAAGGGGAGGAGCAAGTTGCTCCCATCTTAATGCAAAAGCCTGAATTGCCTGAAGTGAAGAAGGAAGAAATATCATACATGGAAGTCCCCTCCACTGAAGAGAACCATAGTTGCGCCAATGAAATAGAAAAGGATAAAGAAAAGGATAAGACATCACCCTCTGCTGGCCAAGATGAGATAACACAGACAGACACTGTTGAGGTGAAGATTGAGAGCAATTATGGAGAAGCCAAATTCATGCATGTACAGGAATTACCTGACATTATCCCAAAACAGGAAGGCACTACTCCAAAAGATGACCTAATCCTGAAAGATCAGACCAGTTTAGTACCAGAGGCAAAGGTCAAGGAGCCTGATTCACCCCGGCCGTTGTCTCCTTCTAAGAGCTTAGAAATGAAGAGGTCAGAATTGGCCCCCAGCCGTTCACCGTCACCCTGTCTTATCAAGCAAGAAGCTGAGGTTCATCCAGAAGAATTAACAAAAGAACGATCAAGAACTCCTTCTAGATCAGGCTCCAAGGAAAAGCTGCCTTCATCTCCTCAGAAGAGTCAAAGGCTCTCTCACTCCAAGTCCCGCTCGCCCTCTCCTAAAACCAAGAAAACATCGCTCTCACCATTCCAAAAGTTGAAGAAGAGATCCAGTCGTCGGTCCCGATCCACCTCTCTTTCTGCCACTCCAATGAAGAAGGCGTCAAAATCTCCAAGCAAGTCCAAGTCTCCTAAACGACGGAAGAGTTCTGTGTCTGTTTCCCCAAAGCGACGCAGAAGTTCTCCATCTCCCAAAAGAAAAGTGTCACGATCCCCTAAGCGTGGAGGGCGGCGGTCCCCTTCCCTGTCTCGGTCTCCAAGGAGACGACGACGGTCAAAGTCACGTTCCCGTGGAGGTAAAAGGCGCTCCAGGACCCGGTCGCCAAGGCGAAGTGGTGCAGTTGGTCGACGTTCATTGTCACGTTCCGTCACAAAAATCCGTCGCTCTCACTCTAGGTCTAGACGCCCTGTTGGTCGCTCTAGATCAAGATCAGCAGCCAGGCGTGCAGGAGGCAGGCGCTCCAGGAGTCGCTCCTTGTCTCGGCGCAGGAGGACACCACCACCCAGATCCCGCCGCTCACGGTCTCGATCTGCCCGCAGGAGCAGACGAAGTCGTTCAAGATCCATTGTCGTGCTTAAGCGCAGCCGTCGCTCCAGATCCAGGAGTCCTCGCAAACGGTCCAAATCAATAAGCCCTCCTCCACGACGGCGGTCCAAATCCCGTTCAGCAGTTAGAAGACGTTCTCGATCTCCTGGAAGGAGGAATCGCTCGCCACCAAGGTCCGGAAAACGTTCAAAATCTCGCTCTTTGTCTCGAAGACACCGATCACCTCAGCCGAGCAAAAAGAGGTCAAAATCTCCACGAAGGAGTCGAAGGAGGTCAAAGTCTAAATCTGCCTCTcgaggtttaaaaaaatctaaatccaGGTCAAGGTCTGAATCTAGTGATGGAAGATCTGAAAGTTCATCTTCAGCAAGATCAGTATCTAACCCACCACTTCAAGAGAAGAAGGCTTCCCCTCCTGCCAAGGAGAAGACACCAGAAGAAAAAATTGTTGAAGAAAATGGCACACCGTGTTTTGAAGCAG CAGGTGATCTGAAACCATTGCCTTCCGCAGCTGACGCTGCACCCCAAAGTGAGAGTCCTTCGGATACGTTGCAGGATCAGCCCACTCAGCTTGCAAACTTGCCTGCTCCCAGTTCAAGATCTGCTTCCCAAGAGCCAGCCAGCGGCCCAGGTGGTTCTGATTCTTCAGAAGGCTCAGATGATGATGAGGAATCTCCAGTCAAAACTGTGTCAAAGAGCAAGAAAAGCTCCTCAGGTTCAGCATCTCCAGAAGTACCAAAGAAGCAGCTTTCCAAGTCACGCTCACCTGCTGATCGCCGGAAACGTTCTCGCTCGACATCCAAGCCGGGATCCAGAAGAAAGTTGTCCAG GTCCAAGTCTCCGGTTAGGAAAAAAGACTCCGTCTCTCCGTTGCAAAGAAAAAAGCGGCGGTCCAAATCTCGGAGTCCTGCTCGACGGCGGAGATCACACTCACGTTCTACCACACGGCGCAAGCGTTCTGGCTCCAAGTCACGCACCAGGAACCGCCGGTCCAAATCCCGCTCTCCAGCTCGCAAGAGGCGATCTCGTACACCGAATGCCCGGGGAAGGAGGAGGTCCAAGTCCCCGGATAGGAATAAGCGATCTAAAAGCCGCTCCACAGGCCGTAGGAAAAGATCCAGATCAGGAGACAGAAACAGGCGATCACGGTCCCGCTCCTCAGATCGCAGACGCAGGTCAAGGTCACGAGGTCGAGGAAGACGGCCAGCATTCCGCAGTCGTTCATTTGACAGACGAGACAGATGGAAGAGGGAACCAAGTCACTCTCCAGTTGTCATTCTCCGCAAGCAACGCCGCTCAGGGTCCCGATCACGACGCAGTGCTAGCAAAACACCTCCAAGGCTAACTGATCTgg ATAAGGACCAGTTGCTTGAAATAGCCAAGGCGAATGCTGCTGCCATGTGTGCCAAGGCAGGGGTTCCTATTCCAGAAAGTCTTCGGCCAAAAGCTATTCTCCAGCTCCCTCTCCCTACCCCGTCCCCGGCCCCAATTTCGTTACCTTTACCGTTACCTCTTCCAATGGGCATGGGAATGCCAAATATGCCCAATATGGGTCCAATGGGCTTACCAAGTATTCCTGGAATGCCCACTATGTCAAACATCACCATGAGTGCTGCTGTGGCAAGTATGACAGCAGCCACCATGACTGCTGCCTTGACCAACATGGGAGCCCTTGCCGCTATGCCACCACTTGCCCCTCTTCCCACCATAACTAATAAACCTCCCCCTAGTCTTGTCCCCCCAACTCCGTCTCTAAACCTGGACCACATTGAGGAAGCAAAGAGGAAAGTCACTCAGCAGGCCAACATACATACCATTAAGGAACTCACAGAG AAGTGCAAGATGATTGCAAATAGCAAAGAGGAGATGGCTGTTGCGAAGCCCCATGTGTCGGATGACGAGAGTTAA
- the LOC102229145 gene encoding serine/arginine repetitive matrix protein 2-like isoform X2, with the protein MESAVDVPSGEDEVPEKDDVNVKEATEAPHKKNKKHRKHKSKKKKRRRKGEKESSSESGAESDVEPPPPPRRTTRASARLAAAAGTENTGLKEEKRKDAVTDTDGGSKSKKHKRQAAKKKKKKRKKDEKQEKKSSRSPSDSSSASGSDSEGEGGKTAGNGKYSPAVSSDLKEPTSRPDPKDSQGEEQVAPILMQKPELPEVKKEEISYMEVPSTEENHSCANEIEKDKEKDKTSPSAGQDEITQTDTVEVKIESNYGEAKFMHVQELPDIIPKQEGTTPKDDLILKDQTSLVPEAKVKEPDSPRPLSPSKSLEMKRSELAPSRSPSPCLIKQEAEVHPEELTKERSRTPSRSGSKEKLPSSPQKSQRLSHSKSRSPSPKTKKTSLSPFQKLKKRSSRRSRSTSLSATPMKKASKSPSKSKSPKRRKSSVSVSPKRRRSSPSPKRKVSRSPKRGGRRSPSLSRSPRRRRRSKSRSRGGKRRSRTRSPRRSGAVGRRSLSRSVTKIRRSHSRSRRPVGRSRSRSAARRAGGRRSRSRSLSRRRRTPPPRSRRSRSRSARRSRRSRSRSIVVLKRSRRSRSRSPRKRSKSISPPPRRRSKSRSAVRRRSRSPGRRNRSPPRSGKRSKSRSLSRRHRSPQPSKKRSKSPRRSRRRSKSKSASRGLKKSKSRSRSESSDGRSESSSSARSVSNPPLQEKKASPPAKEKTPEEKIVEENGTPCFEAGDLKPLPSAADAAPQSESPSDTLQDQPTQLANLPAPSSRSASQEPASGPGGSDSSEGSDDDEESPVKTVSKSKKSSSGSASPEVPKKQLSKSRSPADRRKRSRSTSKPGSRRKLSRSKSPVRKKDSVSPLQRKKRRSKSRSPARRRRSHSRSTTRRKRSGSKSRTRNRRSKSRSPARKRRSRTPNARGRRRSKSPDRNKRSKSRSTGRRKRSRSGDRNRRSRSRSSDRRRRSRSRGRGRRPAFRSRSFDRRDRWKREPSHSPVVILRKQRRSGSRSRRSASKTPPRLTDLDKDQLLEIAKANAAAMCAKAGVPIPESLRPKAILQLPLPTPSPAPISLPLPLPLPMGMGMPNMPNMGPMGLPSIPGMPTMSNITMSAAVASMTAATMTAALTNMGALAAMPPLAPLPTITNKPPPSLVPPTPSLNLDHIEEAKRKVTQQANIHTIKELTEKCKMIANSKEEMAVAKPHVSDDES; encoded by the exons ATGGAAAGTGCAGTGGACGTTCCATCAG GTGAGGATGAAGTGCCTGAGAAAGATGACGTGAATGTCAAGGAAGCTACTGAGGCGCcccacaagaaaaacaagaagcacagaaaacacaaaagcaaaaagaagaagaggaggagaaaaggcgAGAAGGAGAGCAGTTCAGAATCTGGCGCAGAGTCGGATGTAGAGCCTCCACCTCCACCAAGAAGGACCACTAGAGCCAG TGCTAGattggcagcagcagctggaactGAAAACACAGGactgaaagaggagaaaagaaaagatgcagTTACAG ATACAGATGGAGGCTCAAAATCTAAGAAACATAAAAGACAAgctgccaaaaagaaaaaaaagaagagaaagaaagatgaaaagcaagaaaaaaaatcatcccgCTCGCCATCTGACAGCAGCTCAGCTTCAGGTTCTGACTCTGAAGGTGAAGGAGGTAAAACAGCTGGCAATGGAAAATATTCTCCAGCTGTTTCGTCTGACCTCAAGGAGCCAACATCCCGACCAGATCCAAAGGACAGCCAAGGGGAGGAGCAAGTTGCTCCCATCTTAATGCAAAAGCCTGAATTGCCTGAAGTGAAGAAGGAAGAAATATCATACATGGAAGTCCCCTCCACTGAAGAGAACCATAGTTGCGCCAATGAAATAGAAAAGGATAAAGAAAAGGATAAGACATCACCCTCTGCTGGCCAAGATGAGATAACACAGACAGACACTGTTGAGGTGAAGATTGAGAGCAATTATGGAGAAGCCAAATTCATGCATGTACAGGAATTACCTGACATTATCCCAAAACAGGAAGGCACTACTCCAAAAGATGACCTAATCCTGAAAGATCAGACCAGTTTAGTACCAGAGGCAAAGGTCAAGGAGCCTGATTCACCCCGGCCGTTGTCTCCTTCTAAGAGCTTAGAAATGAAGAGGTCAGAATTGGCCCCCAGCCGTTCACCGTCACCCTGTCTTATCAAGCAAGAAGCTGAGGTTCATCCAGAAGAATTAACAAAAGAACGATCAAGAACTCCTTCTAGATCAGGCTCCAAGGAAAAGCTGCCTTCATCTCCTCAGAAGAGTCAAAGGCTCTCTCACTCCAAGTCCCGCTCGCCCTCTCCTAAAACCAAGAAAACATCGCTCTCACCATTCCAAAAGTTGAAGAAGAGATCCAGTCGTCGGTCCCGATCCACCTCTCTTTCTGCCACTCCAATGAAGAAGGCGTCAAAATCTCCAAGCAAGTCCAAGTCTCCTAAACGACGGAAGAGTTCTGTGTCTGTTTCCCCAAAGCGACGCAGAAGTTCTCCATCTCCCAAAAGAAAAGTGTCACGATCCCCTAAGCGTGGAGGGCGGCGGTCCCCTTCCCTGTCTCGGTCTCCAAGGAGACGACGACGGTCAAAGTCACGTTCCCGTGGAGGTAAAAGGCGCTCCAGGACCCGGTCGCCAAGGCGAAGTGGTGCAGTTGGTCGACGTTCATTGTCACGTTCCGTCACAAAAATCCGTCGCTCTCACTCTAGGTCTAGACGCCCTGTTGGTCGCTCTAGATCAAGATCAGCAGCCAGGCGTGCAGGAGGCAGGCGCTCCAGGAGTCGCTCCTTGTCTCGGCGCAGGAGGACACCACCACCCAGATCCCGCCGCTCACGGTCTCGATCTGCCCGCAGGAGCAGACGAAGTCGTTCAAGATCCATTGTCGTGCTTAAGCGCAGCCGTCGCTCCAGATCCAGGAGTCCTCGCAAACGGTCCAAATCAATAAGCCCTCCTCCACGACGGCGGTCCAAATCCCGTTCAGCAGTTAGAAGACGTTCTCGATCTCCTGGAAGGAGGAATCGCTCGCCACCAAGGTCCGGAAAACGTTCAAAATCTCGCTCTTTGTCTCGAAGACACCGATCACCTCAGCCGAGCAAAAAGAGGTCAAAATCTCCACGAAGGAGTCGAAGGAGGTCAAAGTCTAAATCTGCCTCTcgaggtttaaaaaaatctaaatccaGGTCAAGGTCTGAATCTAGTGATGGAAGATCTGAAAGTTCATCTTCAGCAAGATCAGTATCTAACCCACCACTTCAAGAGAAGAAGGCTTCCCCTCCTGCCAAGGAGAAGACACCAGAAGAAAAAATTGTTGAAGAAAATGGCACACCGTGTTTTGAAGCAG GTGATCTGAAACCATTGCCTTCCGCAGCTGACGCTGCACCCCAAAGTGAGAGTCCTTCGGATACGTTGCAGGATCAGCCCACTCAGCTTGCAAACTTGCCTGCTCCCAGTTCAAGATCTGCTTCCCAAGAGCCAGCCAGCGGCCCAGGTGGTTCTGATTCTTCAGAAGGCTCAGATGATGATGAGGAATCTCCAGTCAAAACTGTGTCAAAGAGCAAGAAAAGCTCCTCAGGTTCAGCATCTCCAGAAGTACCAAAGAAGCAGCTTTCCAAGTCACGCTCACCTGCTGATCGCCGGAAACGTTCTCGCTCGACATCCAAGCCGGGATCCAGAAGAAAGTTGTCCAG GTCCAAGTCTCCGGTTAGGAAAAAAGACTCCGTCTCTCCGTTGCAAAGAAAAAAGCGGCGGTCCAAATCTCGGAGTCCTGCTCGACGGCGGAGATCACACTCACGTTCTACCACACGGCGCAAGCGTTCTGGCTCCAAGTCACGCACCAGGAACCGCCGGTCCAAATCCCGCTCTCCAGCTCGCAAGAGGCGATCTCGTACACCGAATGCCCGGGGAAGGAGGAGGTCCAAGTCCCCGGATAGGAATAAGCGATCTAAAAGCCGCTCCACAGGCCGTAGGAAAAGATCCAGATCAGGAGACAGAAACAGGCGATCACGGTCCCGCTCCTCAGATCGCAGACGCAGGTCAAGGTCACGAGGTCGAGGAAGACGGCCAGCATTCCGCAGTCGTTCATTTGACAGACGAGACAGATGGAAGAGGGAACCAAGTCACTCTCCAGTTGTCATTCTCCGCAAGCAACGCCGCTCAGGGTCCCGATCACGACGCAGTGCTAGCAAAACACCTCCAAGGCTAACTGATCTgg ATAAGGACCAGTTGCTTGAAATAGCCAAGGCGAATGCTGCTGCCATGTGTGCCAAGGCAGGGGTTCCTATTCCAGAAAGTCTTCGGCCAAAAGCTATTCTCCAGCTCCCTCTCCCTACCCCGTCCCCGGCCCCAATTTCGTTACCTTTACCGTTACCTCTTCCAATGGGCATGGGAATGCCAAATATGCCCAATATGGGTCCAATGGGCTTACCAAGTATTCCTGGAATGCCCACTATGTCAAACATCACCATGAGTGCTGCTGTGGCAAGTATGACAGCAGCCACCATGACTGCTGCCTTGACCAACATGGGAGCCCTTGCCGCTATGCCACCACTTGCCCCTCTTCCCACCATAACTAATAAACCTCCCCCTAGTCTTGTCCCCCCAACTCCGTCTCTAAACCTGGACCACATTGAGGAAGCAAAGAGGAAAGTCACTCAGCAGGCCAACATACATACCATTAAGGAACTCACAGAG AAGTGCAAGATGATTGCAAATAGCAAAGAGGAGATGGCTGTTGCGAAGCCCCATGTGTCGGATGACGAGAGTTAA
- the LOC102229145 gene encoding serine/arginine repetitive matrix protein 2-like isoform X3 produces the protein MESAVDVPSGEDEVPEKDDVNVKEATEAPHKKNKKHRKHKSKKKKRRRKGEKESSSESGAESDVEPPPPPRRTTRASARLAAAAGTENTGLKEEKRKDAVTDTDGGSKSKKHKRQAAKKKKKKRKKDEKQEKKSSRSPSDSSSASGSDSEGEGGKTAGNGKYSPAVSSDLKEPTSRPDPKDSQGEEQVAPILMQKPELPEVKKEEISYMEVPSTEENHSCANEIEKDKEKDKTSPSAGQDEITQTDTVEVKIESNYGEAKFMHVQELPDIIPKQEGTTPKDDLILKDQTSLVPEAKVKEPDSPRPLSPSKSLEMKRSELAPSRSPSPCLIKQEAEVHPEELTKERSRTPSRSGSKEKLPSSPQKSQRLSHSKSRSPSPKTKKTSLSPFQKLKKRSSRRSRSTSLSATPMKKASKSPSKSKSPKRRKSSVSVSPKRRRSSPSPKRKVSRSPKRGGRRSPSLSRSPRRRRRSKSRSRGGKRRSRTRSPRRSGAVGRRSLSRSVTKIRRSHSRSRRPVGRSRSRSAARRAGGRRSRSRSLSRRRRTPPPRSRRSRSRSARRSRRSRSRSIVVLKRSRRSRSRSPRKRSKSISPPPRRRSKSRSAVRRRSRSPGRRNRSPPRSGKRSKSRSLSRRHRSPQPSKKRSKSPRRSRRRSKSKSASRGLKKSKSRSRSESSDGRSESSSSARSVSNPPLQEKKASPPAKEKTPEEKIVEENGTPCFEAADAAPQSESPSDTLQDQPTQLANLPAPSSRSASQEPASGPGGSDSSEGSDDDEESPVKTVSKSKKSSSGSASPEVPKKQLSKSRSPADRRKRSRSTSKPGSRRKLSRSKSPVRKKDSVSPLQRKKRRSKSRSPARRRRSHSRSTTRRKRSGSKSRTRNRRSKSRSPARKRRSRTPNARGRRRSKSPDRNKRSKSRSTGRRKRSRSGDRNRRSRSRSSDRRRRSRSRGRGRRPAFRSRSFDRRDRWKREPSHSPVVILRKQRRSGSRSRRSASKTPPRLTDLDKDQLLEIAKANAAAMCAKAGVPIPESLRPKAILQLPLPTPSPAPISLPLPLPLPMGMGMPNMPNMGPMGLPSIPGMPTMSNITMSAAVASMTAATMTAALTNMGALAAMPPLAPLPTITNKPPPSLVPPTPSLNLDHIEEAKRKVTQQANIHTIKELTEKCKMIANSKEEMAVAKPHVSDDES, from the exons ATGGAAAGTGCAGTGGACGTTCCATCAG GTGAGGATGAAGTGCCTGAGAAAGATGACGTGAATGTCAAGGAAGCTACTGAGGCGCcccacaagaaaaacaagaagcacagaaaacacaaaagcaaaaagaagaagaggaggagaaaaggcgAGAAGGAGAGCAGTTCAGAATCTGGCGCAGAGTCGGATGTAGAGCCTCCACCTCCACCAAGAAGGACCACTAGAGCCAG TGCTAGattggcagcagcagctggaactGAAAACACAGGactgaaagaggagaaaagaaaagatgcagTTACAG ATACAGATGGAGGCTCAAAATCTAAGAAACATAAAAGACAAgctgccaaaaagaaaaaaaagaagagaaagaaagatgaaaagcaagaaaaaaaatcatcccgCTCGCCATCTGACAGCAGCTCAGCTTCAGGTTCTGACTCTGAAGGTGAAGGAGGTAAAACAGCTGGCAATGGAAAATATTCTCCAGCTGTTTCGTCTGACCTCAAGGAGCCAACATCCCGACCAGATCCAAAGGACAGCCAAGGGGAGGAGCAAGTTGCTCCCATCTTAATGCAAAAGCCTGAATTGCCTGAAGTGAAGAAGGAAGAAATATCATACATGGAAGTCCCCTCCACTGAAGAGAACCATAGTTGCGCCAATGAAATAGAAAAGGATAAAGAAAAGGATAAGACATCACCCTCTGCTGGCCAAGATGAGATAACACAGACAGACACTGTTGAGGTGAAGATTGAGAGCAATTATGGAGAAGCCAAATTCATGCATGTACAGGAATTACCTGACATTATCCCAAAACAGGAAGGCACTACTCCAAAAGATGACCTAATCCTGAAAGATCAGACCAGTTTAGTACCAGAGGCAAAGGTCAAGGAGCCTGATTCACCCCGGCCGTTGTCTCCTTCTAAGAGCTTAGAAATGAAGAGGTCAGAATTGGCCCCCAGCCGTTCACCGTCACCCTGTCTTATCAAGCAAGAAGCTGAGGTTCATCCAGAAGAATTAACAAAAGAACGATCAAGAACTCCTTCTAGATCAGGCTCCAAGGAAAAGCTGCCTTCATCTCCTCAGAAGAGTCAAAGGCTCTCTCACTCCAAGTCCCGCTCGCCCTCTCCTAAAACCAAGAAAACATCGCTCTCACCATTCCAAAAGTTGAAGAAGAGATCCAGTCGTCGGTCCCGATCCACCTCTCTTTCTGCCACTCCAATGAAGAAGGCGTCAAAATCTCCAAGCAAGTCCAAGTCTCCTAAACGACGGAAGAGTTCTGTGTCTGTTTCCCCAAAGCGACGCAGAAGTTCTCCATCTCCCAAAAGAAAAGTGTCACGATCCCCTAAGCGTGGAGGGCGGCGGTCCCCTTCCCTGTCTCGGTCTCCAAGGAGACGACGACGGTCAAAGTCACGTTCCCGTGGAGGTAAAAGGCGCTCCAGGACCCGGTCGCCAAGGCGAAGTGGTGCAGTTGGTCGACGTTCATTGTCACGTTCCGTCACAAAAATCCGTCGCTCTCACTCTAGGTCTAGACGCCCTGTTGGTCGCTCTAGATCAAGATCAGCAGCCAGGCGTGCAGGAGGCAGGCGCTCCAGGAGTCGCTCCTTGTCTCGGCGCAGGAGGACACCACCACCCAGATCCCGCCGCTCACGGTCTCGATCTGCCCGCAGGAGCAGACGAAGTCGTTCAAGATCCATTGTCGTGCTTAAGCGCAGCCGTCGCTCCAGATCCAGGAGTCCTCGCAAACGGTCCAAATCAATAAGCCCTCCTCCACGACGGCGGTCCAAATCCCGTTCAGCAGTTAGAAGACGTTCTCGATCTCCTGGAAGGAGGAATCGCTCGCCACCAAGGTCCGGAAAACGTTCAAAATCTCGCTCTTTGTCTCGAAGACACCGATCACCTCAGCCGAGCAAAAAGAGGTCAAAATCTCCACGAAGGAGTCGAAGGAGGTCAAAGTCTAAATCTGCCTCTcgaggtttaaaaaaatctaaatccaGGTCAAGGTCTGAATCTAGTGATGGAAGATCTGAAAGTTCATCTTCAGCAAGATCAGTATCTAACCCACCACTTCAAGAGAAGAAGGCTTCCCCTCCTGCCAAGGAGAAGACACCAGAAGAAAAAATTGTTGAAGAAAATGGCACACCGTGTTTTGAAGCAG CTGACGCTGCACCCCAAAGTGAGAGTCCTTCGGATACGTTGCAGGATCAGCCCACTCAGCTTGCAAACTTGCCTGCTCCCAGTTCAAGATCTGCTTCCCAAGAGCCAGCCAGCGGCCCAGGTGGTTCTGATTCTTCAGAAGGCTCAGATGATGATGAGGAATCTCCAGTCAAAACTGTGTCAAAGAGCAAGAAAAGCTCCTCAGGTTCAGCATCTCCAGAAGTACCAAAGAAGCAGCTTTCCAAGTCACGCTCACCTGCTGATCGCCGGAAACGTTCTCGCTCGACATCCAAGCCGGGATCCAGAAGAAAGTTGTCCAG GTCCAAGTCTCCGGTTAGGAAAAAAGACTCCGTCTCTCCGTTGCAAAGAAAAAAGCGGCGGTCCAAATCTCGGAGTCCTGCTCGACGGCGGAGATCACACTCACGTTCTACCACACGGCGCAAGCGTTCTGGCTCCAAGTCACGCACCAGGAACCGCCGGTCCAAATCCCGCTCTCCAGCTCGCAAGAGGCGATCTCGTACACCGAATGCCCGGGGAAGGAGGAGGTCCAAGTCCCCGGATAGGAATAAGCGATCTAAAAGCCGCTCCACAGGCCGTAGGAAAAGATCCAGATCAGGAGACAGAAACAGGCGATCACGGTCCCGCTCCTCAGATCGCAGACGCAGGTCAAGGTCACGAGGTCGAGGAAGACGGCCAGCATTCCGCAGTCGTTCATTTGACAGACGAGACAGATGGAAGAGGGAACCAAGTCACTCTCCAGTTGTCATTCTCCGCAAGCAACGCCGCTCAGGGTCCCGATCACGACGCAGTGCTAGCAAAACACCTCCAAGGCTAACTGATCTgg ATAAGGACCAGTTGCTTGAAATAGCCAAGGCGAATGCTGCTGCCATGTGTGCCAAGGCAGGGGTTCCTATTCCAGAAAGTCTTCGGCCAAAAGCTATTCTCCAGCTCCCTCTCCCTACCCCGTCCCCGGCCCCAATTTCGTTACCTTTACCGTTACCTCTTCCAATGGGCATGGGAATGCCAAATATGCCCAATATGGGTCCAATGGGCTTACCAAGTATTCCTGGAATGCCCACTATGTCAAACATCACCATGAGTGCTGCTGTGGCAAGTATGACAGCAGCCACCATGACTGCTGCCTTGACCAACATGGGAGCCCTTGCCGCTATGCCACCACTTGCCCCTCTTCCCACCATAACTAATAAACCTCCCCCTAGTCTTGTCCCCCCAACTCCGTCTCTAAACCTGGACCACATTGAGGAAGCAAAGAGGAAAGTCACTCAGCAGGCCAACATACATACCATTAAGGAACTCACAGAG AAGTGCAAGATGATTGCAAATAGCAAAGAGGAGATGGCTGTTGCGAAGCCCCATGTGTCGGATGACGAGAGTTAA